Proteins from a single region of Streptomyces sp. HUAS 15-9:
- a CDS encoding CHAT domain-containing tetratricopeptide repeat protein produces MSEQTGERARRLAVIQARLHRIVAGDLSAAVEPKALTEARQLAELLWDNDEDPLEASYSLGWLHWFRYQVLPEGEDQADLEATVEWLAPCFLAGVDALPEPLLPLFADAIEPVATRLLQQAFISTELTVISAAVELWQRILHATPADHPDRAGYLSNLGAALQVRFGRTGDQADLDEAIRLGREASQATPADHPDRAGYLSNLSLALRERFERTGDQTDLDEAIRLGREATQATPADHPDRAAMLSNLAGALQVRFGRTGDQTDLDEAIRVGQEAVEATPAGHPDRATMLSNLGAALRKRFGRTGDQTDLDEAIRLGREATQATPADHPDRAAMLSNLGLALRERFGRTGDQTDLDEAIRVGQEATQATPADHPDRAGRLSNLGAALRERFGRTGDQTDLDEAIRLDREATQATPAGHPDRAGYLSNLGAALRERFGRTGDQTDLDEAIRLGREAVGATPAGHPDRAGRLSNLAGALQVRFWRTGDQADLDEAIRLGREATQATPAGHPDRAAMLSNLAGALHMRFGRTGDQTDLDEVDLDEAIRVGREATQATPADHPDRATMLSNLGLALRERFGRTGDQTDLDEAIRLGREATQATPADHPDRAAMLSNLGAALRERFGRTGDQTDLDEAVSAYVGAWESGSAAPSVRMRAAGAAARLLAQSEDGRVRAADVLEAAVWLLPEVAPRQLARGDQQYALGGFAGLAGDAAALVLANPRGTEQDCAARALRLLEAGRAVLLSQVLDTRSDLTDLHEQHPELAARFVVLRDRLDQPETSALTVVPADAPGTPLGGQDRLVQDRHRLARDFAATLAEVRTHDAFASFGLPPTTEELLAQAGQGSVVVFNISGYRSDALLLTETGITAVPLPGLGYDALIDRINIFRQALHTASAGASGALRREAQAILSRTLEWLWDVVTGPVLTALGHHRQPSPGAAWPQVWWAPGGLLGLLPVHAAGYHTDPADAPERRTVLDRVISSYTPTVRALRYTRQRTPALPSPARALIVAMPTTPHLPDRGRLNYVPAEVEKLHQHLTDPVLLREPDPDRDPASLSASLPTKASVLAHLPTCPIAHFACHGASHPADPSKSLLLLHDHDADPLTVASLAPVRLDQAQLAYLSACRTAAIDAAELLDEAIHLTSAFQLAGFPHVVGTLWEIDDQIAVTVADAFYTHLTTDEGTLDASRAAHALHHAIRAVRDGHDLPGDLNRTRTPSLWAAHLHAGA; encoded by the coding sequence GTGAGTGAGCAGACGGGGGAGCGAGCACGCAGACTCGCCGTGATACAGGCGCGGCTGCACCGCATTGTTGCGGGGGATCTCTCCGCGGCGGTGGAGCCGAAGGCGCTGACCGAGGCACGACAGCTTGCCGAACTCCTGTGGGATAACGACGAGGACCCCCTTGAGGCCTCATATAGCCTTGGTTGGTTGCACTGGTTCCGGTACCAGGTGCTCCCCGAAGGGGAGGACCAGGCGGACCTCGAGGCCACGGTTGAGTGGCTTGCGCCGTGTTTTCTCGCTGGCGTCGACGCCCTGCCCGAACCGCTGCTGCCGCTCTTCGCCGACGCCATCGAGCCAGTTGCTACCCGCTTGCTCCAGCAGGCGTTCATCTCCACCGAACTGACTGTGATCTCCGCTGCCGTGGAGCTGTGGCAGCGTATTCTGCACGCCACCCCTGCCGATCACCCCGACCGGGCGGGCTACCTGTCCAACCTGGGCGCCGCGCTGCAGGTGCGGTTCGGGCGCACCGGGGACCAGGCGGATCTGGATGAGGCGATCCGCCTTGGCCGGGAGGCGAGCCAGGCCACCCCTGCCGATCACCCCGACCGGGCGGGCTACCTGTCCAACCTGAGCCTCGCGCTGCGGGAGCGGTTCGAGCGCACCGGGGACCAGACAGACCTCGACGAGGCGATCCGCCTTGGCCGGGAGGCGACCCAGGCCACCCCCGCCGACCACCCCGACCGGGCAGCGATGCTGTCCAACCTGGCTGGGGCGCTGCAGGTGCGGTTCGGGCGCACCGGGGACCAGACGGATCTGGACGAGGCGATCCGCGTCGGTCAGGAGGCGGTGGAGGCCACCCCCGCCGGCCACCCTGACCGGGCAACGATGCTGTCCAACCTGGGCGCCGCGCTGCGGAAGCGGTTCGGGCGCACCGGGGACCAGACGGATCTGGATGAGGCGATCCGCCTTGGCCGGGAGGCGACCCAGGCCACCCCCGCCGACCACCCCGACCGGGCAGCGATGCTGTCCAACCTGGGCCTCGCGCTGCGGGAGCGGTTCGGGCGCACCGGGGACCAGACGGATCTGGATGAGGCGATCCGCGTCGGTCAGGAGGCGACCCAGGCCACCCCCGCCGACCACCCCGACCGGGCGGGTCGTCTGTCCAACCTGGGCGCCGCGCTTCGGGAGCGGTTCGGGCGCACCGGGGACCAGACGGATCTGGATGAGGCGATCCGCCTTGACCGGGAGGCGACCCAGGCCACCCCCGCTGGCCACCCCGACCGGGCGGGCTACCTGTCCAACCTGGGCGCCGCGCTGCGGGAGCGGTTCGGGCGCACTGGGGACCAGACGGATCTGGATGAGGCGATCCGCCTTGGCCGGGAGGCGGTGGGGGCCACCCCCGCTGGCCATCCCGACCGGGCGGGTCGTCTGTCCAACCTGGCTGGGGCGCTGCAGGTGCGGTTCTGGCGCACCGGCGACCAGGCGGATCTGGATGAGGCGATCCGCCTTGGCCGGGAGGCGACCCAGGCCACCCCCGCCGGCCACCCCGACCGGGCAGCGATGCTGTCCAACCTGGCTGGGGCGCTGCATATGCGGTTCGGGCGCACCGGGGACCAGACGGATCTGGATGAGGTGGATCTGGATGAGGCGATCCGCGTCGGTCGGGAGGCGACCCAGGCCACCCCTGCCGACCACCCCGACCGGGCAACGATGCTGTCCAACCTGGGCCTCGCGCTTCGGGAGCGGTTCGGGCGCACCGGGGACCAGACGGATCTGGATGAGGCGATCCGCCTTGGCCGGGAGGCGACCCAGGCCACCCCCGCCGACCACCCCGACCGGGCAGCGATGCTGTCCAACCTGGGCGCCGCGCTGCGGGAGCGGTTCGGGCGCACCGGGGACCAGACAGACCTCGACGAAGCCGTGTCTGCATACGTGGGGGCGTGGGAGTCTGGGTCGGCAGCGCCTTCGGTGCGTATGCGTGCGGCCGGGGCGGCGGCTCGGCTGCTGGCCCAGTCGGAGGACGGGCGTGTGCGGGCAGCGGATGTGCTGGAGGCGGCGGTGTGGCTGTTGCCCGAGGTGGCCCCGCGTCAGTTGGCCCGTGGGGACCAGCAGTATGCGCTCGGCGGGTTTGCCGGCCTGGCTGGTGATGCCGCCGCGCTGGTCCTCGCCAACCCCAGGGGGACAGAGCAGGATTGCGCGGCCCGGGCGTTGCGGCTGCTAGAGGCGGGCCGAGCGGTGTTGTTGAGTCAGGTACTGGATACCCGTAGCGATCTCACTGACCTCCACGAACAGCACCCCGAGCTGGCCGCGCGGTTCGTAGTGCTACGTGACCGGCTCGACCAGCCGGAGACCTCTGCTCTCACCGTCGTGCCAGCTGACGCCCCAGGAACCCCGCTAGGAGGCCAGGACCGTCTCGTACAAGACCGGCATCGGCTCGCCCGTGACTTCGCCGCCACCCTGGCCGAGGTCCGTACCCACGACGCGTTCGCCTCCTTCGGGCTTCCCCCCACCACCGAGGAACTTCTTGCCCAGGCAGGCCAGGGCTCGGTGGTGGTGTTCAACATCAGTGGTTACCGCAGCGACGCCCTGCTGCTCACCGAGACCGGCATCACCGCCGTCCCTCTGCCCGGACTCGGCTACGACGCCCTGATCGACCGCATCAACATCTTCCGCCAGGCCCTGCACACCGCAAGTGCGGGTGCAAGTGGAGCCCTGCGGCGCGAGGCCCAAGCCATCTTGTCGCGGACCTTGGAGTGGTTGTGGGATGTCGTCACCGGACCCGTCTTGACCGCCCTGGGCCACCACCGCCAGCCCTCGCCGGGGGCTGCTTGGCCCCAGGTGTGGTGGGCACCGGGCGGCCTACTGGGCCTGCTGCCCGTCCACGCTGCCGGCTACCACACCGACCCGGCCGACGCCCCGGAGCGGCGCACCGTTCTCGACCGGGTCATCTCCTCCTACACCCCCACCGTGCGCGCCCTGCGCTACACCCGCCAGCGCACCCCCGCACTACCCTCACCCGCCCGCGCTCTCATCGTGGCGATGCCCACCACCCCCCACCTCCCTGACCGCGGTCGGCTGAACTACGTACCTGCCGAAGTCGAGAAGCTGCACCAGCACCTGACCGATCCCGTGCTGCTGCGCGAGCCCGACCCGGACCGCGATCCCGCCAGCCTCTCAGCCTCTCTACCGACCAAGGCCAGCGTCTTGGCGCACTTGCCCACCTGCCCGATCGCACACTTCGCCTGCCACGGCGCCAGCCATCCCGCCGACCCGTCGAAGAGCCTGCTGCTGCTTCACGACCACGACGCCGACCCGCTCACCGTGGCCAGCCTCGCTCCGGTCCGTCTCGACCAGGCGCAGCTGGCCTACCTGTCCGCCTGCCGCACGGCAGCCATCGATGCCGCCGAGCTGCTCGATGAGGCCATCCACCTGACCTCGGCATTTCAACTTGCCGGTTTTCCCCACGTGGTCGGGACCCTGTGGGAGATCGACGACCAGATCGCCGTCACCGTCGCCGACGCTTTCTACACCCACCTCACCACCGACGAGGGCACCTTAGATGCCAGCCGGGCTGCCCACGCCCTTCACCACGCCATCCGGGCCGTCCGCGATGGCCACGACCTTCCCGGCGACCTGAACAGGACCCGCACCCCGTCCCTGTGGGCCGCCCATCTCCACGCCGGCGCCTGA